The genomic segment TCCAATTTGAATCCTTAAACGGAAAACTTAAGGCAATTTGGATATTCACTGAAGGCCCCCTTTCTTTTTATAATTTTATTGTAACTAATTTCCTACCAAAGTGTCAATGTGCATCACTGAATAATCACTAAAGGATGGAACCTATCCCTTTCGTTTTTTCGCCTTGCATTTGAAATAAGCTGTGATATATTAGTCCAGCTCTTAAAAAATAAGAGCCTATTTTATTAATTTTGACAGGAGGTTTTAGGGTGGCTGAGATAGAGGTAAGTGTCAGAGAACTTTTAGAAGCGGGAGCTCATTTTGGGCATCAATCCAGTAGGTGGAATCCCAAAATGAAGAAGTTTATCTTTGAAGAGAGAAATGGAATTCATATCATCGATCTTCAAAAAACAGTGAATCAATTTAAAACAGCAGTTCAGTTTTTAGCTCATTGTATTGAGCAAGGTGAAGCCATTTTAATGGTGGGAACCAAGAAACAAGCCAAAGAAATTGTCAAGACAGCTGCTCAGCAGTGTGGAGCTTTTTGGGTGACGGAGCGATGGCTGGGAGGAACACTCACCAATCTTCAGACCATTCGTAAGAGCGTCGGACGTTTTAAAGAAATTGAGCAAATGCAGGCTGACGGAACGATGGCTCAACTCAGCAAGAAGGAATCTGCAAGTTTGACCCGAGAGCTTCATAAATTAAAGAAAAATTTAATGGGCATTCGCGAGATGGATCGTAAACCGGGAGCTTTGTTTGTCATTGACCCCAATCGAGAGAAAATTGCGGTTGAGGAAGCGCGGCGTTTGGGGGTTCCGATTGTGGCCCTCATTGATACCAATTGTGATCCCGATAAAATTGATTATCCGATCGCTTGTAATGACGATGCCATTAGAACTATCAGCCTTTTGGTCACCAAAGTCGAAGAAATTATTTTACAAGCTCGAGGAATGAATAAAGATAAAGCTTCAAATGTTGAAGCCCAGGCATCACAGGAGATTGCTTAAATGGAGATTCATAAGGACTTGGTCAAGGAGCTTCGCGAAAAAACGAATGCGGGCGTCATGGACTGTAAAAAAGCCCTTGCACAGTCCAAAGGAGATTTAGGGAGCGCCGTTCAAATTCTAAAAAAGAAGGGAGTTGCGGTTGCCGAGAAAAAGTCTCAGAGAGAGGCCTCAGAGGGTCTGATTTTTTCCTATATTCACATGGGAGGAAAAATCGGGGTTCTTCTGGAAATCAATTGCGAAACGGATTTTGTTGCTCGAAATGGGATTTTTCAAGCCTTGGCAAAGGATGTTGCCCTTCAGATTGCAGGTTCTCATCCTACCCCTCTCTATATTTCCAGAGACAAGATTGAACCGCGTGTCGCGAGCCATGCCCGACAGGAATTTGAGAAAGAAGCTGCTGGGAAAAATCCTGATGCAATGAAAAAAATCATCGAGGGAAAACTCGAAAAATATTATCAGCAAATCTGTTTACTCGATCAACCTTTTATTAAAGATGGAAATCTAACCATTCAGCAATTGATTCAGTCTAAAATTGCCGAGTTGGGAGAAAATATTGTTGTTCGCAGATTCGTTCGCTATCAGATAGGCGAATAACTCTCTTTCACTTTAATGACAATTTGTGTATGAGTCAAACCCCTCATCCAAAACCCAAGTATAACCGAATCATTTTAAAATTGAGTGGCGAAACTCTGATGGGAGAAAAATCCTATGGAGTGGATCCGAAGGCCGCCATTTCAATTGCTGAACAAGTCAAAGAGGTGAAGCAACTTGGAGTTCAAATTGCCATTGTCATCGGGGGAGGAAACATTTTTAGAGGAATCAATGCCAGCGGGGATGGCATCGATCGGACCACTGCAGATTACATGGGAATGCTGGCCACCGTTATTAATGGAATGGCCCTTCAGGATGCCCTTGAAAAATGTGGGGTGATGACACGTCTTCAGACTTCGCTTGAAATGGCTAAAATTGCCGAGCCCTATATTCGAAGACGGGCTATGCGTCATTTGGAAAAAGGCCGAGTGGTCATCTTTGCGGGTGGAACAGGAAACCCTTACTTTTCGACCGATACCGCTGCCGCTCTTCGGGCCAGTGAAATTAATGCCGAGGTCATTCTCAAAGGAACAAAGGTCGATGGCGTTTACAGTGCCGATCCTCATTTAGATTCCAAAGCCGTCAAATTTAAAGAACTCAGCTATTTAGAAGTTTTGAGCAAGCGACTTAAAGTGATGGATGCCACAGCCGTTTCTTTGTGTATGGAAAACAATGTCCCCATTATTGTATTTGATATGTGGAATTCCGAAAATCTGAAAAGGGTTATTATGGGAGAAACGATCGGGACCCTTGTGCGGGATAAGTGAGACCTCTGAAAAAGGCCCATCTGCTGCGTTGCCCGCTGCACTCCTTTGTGCGGCGTACGAAAAAAAGTACGCCTCCGCAGTCGCTTGCGGGCGCCTTGCATCTGGGACCTTTTTGAGAGGTCTCTAGAATAAGAGGAGGGATCAAATGACATTCGAAGAAAAAGTTCTAGGTCAGATTAAAGAAAAGATGACAAAAACCATCGAATTTTTCCAAGACGAACTTTCCGGAGTAAGATCGGGTCGAGCCAATCCTGCTTTGGTCGAGGGGATGATGGTGAATTATTACGGAACACCTACTAAATTAAAAGAATTGGCAGGAATTACGGCTCCGGAGCCTCGGTCCCTGGTCATTCAACCCTGGGATATAGCGGCGATCGAAGAAATCATGAAGGCCTTGAACAAAAATGAATCCGGTCTTGTCCCAAAATTAGAAGGTAAAATTATTCGGATTCAAGTCCCAGAATTGAGCGAGCAGCGTCGCAATGAGCTTAAAAAAGTCGTGAAAAACATGGCGGAAGAGGCCAGAGTCAACTTAAGAAATACCCGCCGCGAAATGAATGAATTTGTAAAAAAAGGACAGAAAAATAGCCAAATCACGGAGGATGATCTTTTTCGCATTGAAAAAGAAGTACAAATTAAAACGGATGATTTTATTAAGAAGGTCGATGATATTTTAATTCATAAAGAAAAAGAACTTACGCAAGTCTAAACGACAGTTCAAAGTTTAAAGTTCAAGGAATCAGCAATCTAGAGTTTTTTTAACTTTGAACTTTAAACTTTGAACTGTCTTTAAGAGCCGCTAGCTCATCAGGTAGAGCAACAGCCTTTTAAGCTGTGGGTGGTGGGTTCGAGTCCCACGCGGCTCATTTCAATAAAGCTCAAGGTTTAAAGTTCCAAGTTCAAAGAAAAACCCTGCTCCATAGTCCTTGAACCTTAAACTTTGAACTTTAAACTTTCTTTATGAGACCCCATCGTCTAGAGGCCTAGGACATCACCCTTTCACGGTGATGACACGGGTTCGAATCCCGTTGGGGTCGAAATAGTTTTAGGTTTAGAGTTGTGAATAGGGATCAAAAAAAGGGTTCGCCCCGTCATCCGACGGGGCGCCCTGCCGAATGGCAGGGCGAATCCCGTTGGGGTCGAAATAGTTTTAGGTTTAGTGATGGAGTTCACCTGATTATAAAACCGCCGATATTGGCTGATAACTCCTACTATTTCCGTTAAACCCTAAAACCGAAATTGTAGGAGTTTTTTATTTTTAAGCTATTCTAAAAAAAGGTCTGACATGATTCGTTCTCCCTCCATGAAATTTGTCATCCTCATTGGATTTGTAAGTCTTTTTGCAGATGTGACGTATGAAGGGGCCAGAAGTATTACAGGCCCTTTTTTGGCAACGTTTGGAGCGAGTGCTGCTACAGTTGGCTTTATCGCTGGTTTTGGAGAACTCATCGGGTATGGTTTGCGCCTTGTCTCGGGTTATGTCAGTGATAAAACTGGGCGATACTGGACCATCATCTTTATAGGGTATGCCATAAATCTTTTCGCTGTCCCTCTCCTGGCTCTTGCGGGAAATTGGAAGATGGCTGGCATATTAATCATTGCCGAAAGAACAGGAAAAGCCATTCGTTCACCAGCTCGAGATGCCATGCTTTCCCATGCAACATCAGAAATAGGACATGGCTGGGGATTTGGCTTTCATGAAGCTATGGACCAAATCGGTGCCATGTTGGGCCCTCTCATCGTCTCATCCGTTCTTTACTTTAAAGGAAGTTACAAAACAGGATTTTTAGTTTTGCTTATTCCGGCGCTCTTGGCCCTCAGTGTCCTTTCGCTGGCACGATTTCTTTATCCTCATCCAAAAGATTTAGAAAAAGTAACGCCTCATTTCGAGTCAAAAAGCCTTTCAAAAATCTATTGGATTTATCTTTCCGCTGTCGTTTTAATTGCAGCAGGGTATGCAGATTTTCCTCTGATCGCCTATCATTTTGAAAAGGTCGAGAGTATTCCAAAAATATGGATCCCTGTTTCTTACTCGATTGCCATGGGAATCGATACTCTTTCAGCGCTCTTTTTTGGGCGATGGTTTGACCGCAAAGGCCTTTCCATTTTGATTGTAGCTTCAGTAATCGCCTCATTTTTTGCCCCTTTGGTATTTCTGGGTGGTTTTTATCAGGCCATCTTAGGGATGGGGTTATGGGGTTTAGGAATGGGGGCTCAAGAATCTGTCATGCGTGCCGCCATTGCTCAAATGGTTTCAACTGACCGAAGGGGAACGGCATACGGCATTTTTAATGCAGGTTATGGTTTATTTTGGTTTTTGGGAAGTGTCATTTTAGGAAAGCTTTATGATGTTTCTATTCTTTCTATGATTTTCTTTTCGATCTTGACACAACTTCTTTCGGTTCCTTTATTATTTTTAGTAAGAGGAAATAAAAGGCAAGTATGAAAGTCCAAAAATTAAACATCAAAAATCAAAATGACAGTGTAAAATTCAAAATGTCTCCTTGCAATAGCGCTAGAAATTTTGGATTTAAATGTGTCATTTTGCATTTTGATTTTTGGATTTTAAATTAAAAAGAGGAATTGGGTAGACGAAAGTTTGTGGGAACAATTATGAAACTAGATTACGAACCCTTACAATTGCTTCCTCAAGTCATAAAATGGTTTATCCTCGCCCTGGTCATTGGTGTTTTGGGAGGGAGTGCCTCCGCTTTTTTTCTTATCTCTCTGGATTGGGTGACCCAATGGCGTGAATCTCACCTTTGGATCATTGCAGGACTCCCCCTCTCTGGCTTTCTGATTGGGCTGATTTATCATCATTTGGGAAAAAAAGTTGAATCTGGAAATAATCTTATTTTAGATGAAATTCATGATCCTAAAAAAGTAGTCCCCTTTCGAATGGCCCCGCTGATTCTTTTATCAACGCTTGCAACCCATCTTTTTGGAGGCTCTGCAGGAAGAGAGGGGACCGCAGTTCAAATGGGAGGATCTCTCGCAGATCAACTCTCGATTCCCTTTCGTCTACAAGCTCAAGACCGGAGAATTTTGCTCATGGCTGGGATGAGTGCGGGTTTCGCATCTGTTTTTGGAACCCCTTTGGCAGGGGCAATCTTTGGATTAGAGGTGCTAGCCATCGGACGACTCCGATACGATGCTATTCTCCCTTGTTTTGTAGCAGCGATTGTTGGAGATCAAGTAGCGCTGATGTGGGGAGTTCATCATTCACTTTATTCTGTTCAAAACATCCCCTCCTTTTCTATCAGCGGCCTATTGCAAGTGTCGTTAGCAGGAATAATCTTTGGTTTGATCAGCATGCTTTTTTCAAACACGACACATCAAATCACCCGCATCTCAAAAAAATATATCACCTACAATCCCCTACGTCTTTTCATTGGGGGAATCATCGTTCTACTCCTGATTAAACTTTGCGGAACCACGAAATATATTGGATTGGGTATTCCCACCATGATTCAATCCTTTATCGCACAACTTCCTCCATGGGATTTTTTGGCAAAATTAATCTTTACCTCTCTTACGCTTGGGATGGGATTTAAGGGCGGAGAAGTCACTCCTTTATTTTTTATCGGAGCCACTCTGGGAAATGCACTGGGTTATTTGTTAGGGCTTTCAACACCCCTTTTAGCGGGTCTTGGATTTGTAGCTGTCTTTGCGGGAGCGGCCAATACCCCCCTCACTTGTACAATTCTTGCGATTGAAATTTTTGGACCCTCAATGGGTGTTTACGCCAGCATCGCTTGTGTTATGAGTTACCTTTTTTCAGGCCATGCGGGCATTTACCATTCACAGAAAATAGATGTAAGAAAAAATTTTGATTAATCTAGTTTTCTACTTACCCAAATACACCCTTCATAAAGTAAAATCATCGGAAGAGCCAGAAGAACTTGGCTAAACGCGTCCGGGCTAGGAGTTAAGACTGCTGCAATGATAAAGATGGCCACAATGGCGTGGCGCCTTTTTTCACGGAGTGTCTTAGAAGATAAAATATTCAGTTTGACCAAGGCAAGGATGAGTAAAGGAGTTTCAAAGGAAAGACCAAAGGAGAGCATCAAAAAGAGTGTAAAGGATATGTAATGGTCCACCGTCCATAAGGGAACAATCCCCATAAAATCATGAAACCGCCAAAGAAATTTTAAACTTTGAGGAAGGACAATCTGATAGCATAAAAGAACTCCTAAAAGGAAAAGAATCCCACCCCAGAAAAGGACTGGATAAAGATATCGTCTTTCTTTTTCAAGAAGACCTGGAAGAATAAATTGTGCCAAAAAGAAGAGAGAAATGGGAGATGAAACAATCAGTCCTGAACATAGAGCAATTTTTAAACTCAGAGAAAAAGCGCCACCGGGGGCCATACTTCTTAAAATCTCCTTCTCCATCCCCACTTTTCCAATGGAAGTAAGGGCCCGCTCAAGAGGAAACTTAAGCATTGAAAAAATCTTTGGAGAAAGGAAAAAGGATAGAACGGTGGTTATTCCAACCGTAACAAGAATTCTGATGAAGGTTTGACGAAAGTCTTCAAGATGATCGAAAAAGGGCTTTTTCTCCGGAAACATTTCTTCCAAACTATTTTTTCCCCTCACCCAACTTTTTGTCTTCCTCGTTGTCTTCACCTTTAATCGCCTTCTTGAATTCGTTAATACCTTTTCCCAAAGATTTCGCGATTTCTGGAAGGCGCTTGGCTCCAAAAAGCAAGAGAATAATAAGTAAGATAACCACCCATTCGGAAAAACCTGGCATCATTTTAAACCCCTCCTACAATAGATTTTATTCTACCATGAGACCTTATTGTGATGCGAGATCATTTATATCATCTCCCTGCAATGGACCGTCTCATTTTAATTAACAATACGACTCATTCCTGAAAGTTACCGTGGCACACCCATCGGCCATCTCGTGGAATACCAAAACCGCATTCGCCTATACAATTCTTAATGTGAAGGCCCTTTGATTCCTTTGTTCCACTCAGCTACTCAAGCTCCCGCCTTCGCTTTTCCCGGACGTCACGTCGGGGCGCTCACCTCAATTCGAGTCCTTTGCCCGTAAGAGGAATATGTCGCTCGTTTCTTCGAAAATAGCTCCTGATTCAAAATCCGGTCGCACTATTTCGATAATTCTGCCCAATTTGATTCATGGAAGCAAGAAAAAGAATCTTTAAGCCGAAGGCTTACAGGTGAATTGGCTTGGCCTCCTCCTTCCGCCCTCCGATATGACATCGGAGGACTAGTCGGAGGCGGTGTCCTTCCGCCACGAAGGCAGCCTGTCCGCCTGTCTTTGTGGCGGAAGGACACCGGCTCCGACGGAACGGAGGAGACCAAGCCATTAAAGGTCCTTTTTCTTACATTTATGAATCAGATTAGGTAAAATAATAGAAATAGTGCGACTGATTTTGGAATCAGGAGCCATCTTAGTTTTTTCGAACTGGGAAATTTGACCTTCCACCGTCAAATTTCCCTTTTTTCTCCCACAGGGAGCGGGCCTCCATTGCCGGGTATTTGTGTCTCAGAGGCTTTTTCGGAACTTATTTGATATCAAGGTGTTTAACATAATATTCTCTGCAAGAATATATTATGGCTATAACAACACTCTATTGAAAAGCATGAGCTGAAATGATAGTATTTAATTGCTAAGAAAAGGGCTTGACTTGTATATAAAGGGAAGTACGATAGTGGTTCAACTTCCCTATAGTTGCTTGCGATTATAGGGACCGGGCGAGGGCAACCTCGCCCAACCTGCTTTTACACCTTTTTTCTAACTCATTTCACATGCATCTATTATTTTTCGTGTTATCTGTATAAATCCTGCTCCCTCACATTTGTTCCTCAATGCTAGTGCATTCCGATAGCTATTGTTCACGTAGGCTATGCTCACCTTCTTTTTAGCATCCGAAAGAACGATATTAACTGCTGGTGCAAAGTCTTGATCTGCAGTGACTAAGATTGCATGATCAAATTCTCCCCGAAAGGCATCTCTTACAAGTCGCACGGCAAGGCCTACATCACCGCCTTTTTCCATGGGCTTTTTCCAGCTGAGACTTTTGACCAAATTTTGTACATCTGGCTTTAGCTGATTTACAATAAAAAGTGGAACCGTAGTTGTGTCCACTCGATAACTACCTTTAATATGAAACACCTCTTTGTTTTGAATATAGGTATAAATTTTCCCGAAGAAAATTTGTTGTTTGCGAAATGAGCCGGGGCTGTGGAGATTTTCAGGATAAGGGGTTTCAGCATAAAAAATCGCCTTTATCTCCTGCGTCTGTTTATTGATTAAATGATTTGAAAGCTGTAAAGGATTTACCCAAACACGCTTCTTTCTTAGATCACTTACAGCTCCCAGTAAATTTGGGCCGTCTATGTAAACATTAACAATCTCCATTAATTTCTCCTTACTTTTTATCCTTATATATAAGTTCGTCCAAGGATATTTTCAGAGCTTCTGCAATACTGACAACTGTCTGTATGGAGGGATTGGGAGTATGACCCGATTCAATTTTAATGTAGGTACTATAAGGCACATTTGCCTTCCTTGCCAGTTTATCCTGAGATAAACCAGTCTTGATCCTGTATTTTCGAACATTTTTAGAAATTATTTTATTTGATAATATATCCATATTTGGATATCCTTTAAAGGATAATAAATCTTGCTAACAATTATAACAGTTTCAGAAAACAGGAGGCAAAATGCAAGACAAATTAAAATGTGCCGTTTATACGAGAGTCAGTACGGACAACCAGGTAGAAGTGGAGTTTAATTCCTGTGAGGCTCAAAAAGCCAAAATTGTCCGTGATATTTTTGAAAGCTATATTTCCAGCCAGTCCCTTTCTAAAGTCTACGAACATTTGAAAACGATGGTTAGGACTGACATTTCCTTCTCAAAAAGCAGAATTTCCTATATTCTGCGAAACATTATTTATACTGGAAAGCTCAACTATGGAGGAAAGATCTATCAGGGAAATCATCCTGCCCTTATTTCTGATGAGATTTTCAACCTTGCTCAAGAGGTTCACAAAGAGAAAGTCCGATCTTTGAGATTGTATAAAAATTATTCTTTAACTGGCTTGATCACTTGCCAAGAATGCGGGTCATTTATGACACCTTGCCACTCGAATAAGATGAAGAATGGGAAAAGAAATCGTTACTACTATTACCGATGCACTAAAACTTTTAAAAAAGATTGGAACGCTTGCGGGACTAAGCAGGTTAACGCTAACAGATTAGAGGATTATATCTTCCAAAATCTTGAGCGAATCTCTCTTGATAAGCACTATCTCGATAGTTTGGTATTCAAGATCAATAATTCCAATTCGGGCGGCCATGCAGGACTCGAACTTTCGGCCGAGTCCTCCAAAATCTGCCCGGAAATCGTCGAAGGGAACCTAAAAACATTTGTCAAAGGACTATCGGGAAGACATGGGATCGAAAGAAATCTTTGGGCAAAAAAATTTATTAAGAAAATCAAATACGGCAAGGATGAAATTGAATTAAGTCTCTATTATTAAGGTAGTTCCGAAAAAGCCTCTGAGACACAAATACCCGACAATGGAGGCCCGCTGCCTGTGGCAGATAAAGGGCCGAGTGCGGCAGTAGATGTTTCTTTTCCTCTATCCCGCTGTCGGGTGGGGGCGACCGCTGGGAAAAATGACGGGTTGGGCCAAAAAGATAAAGTCGCCAGCGGCGACACCTTATTAAAGTTGGCTCCCCGGGCAGGACTCGAACCTGCGACATGCTGGTTAACAGCCAGCCGCTCATACCAGCTGAGCTACCGGGGAGTAACGACGAGAAACAGTTCAAAGTTCAAAGAAAAACCTCGACCTGCGAATAGTACGGAGAATAAAAGCGTGGCTGATATTATCAAACTCTCCTCTTTTGAGCCAGAGAAAGTTCGATCTCAAATCTAAAATGAAATTTTGGATCGATTCTAATTTTATAACAAAAGACACTGGGATATAATCAATCCAATTTTGGGAGGAGCTTATGTTTAAATATTTACGTTTTTATGGCTTGATTCTCGTCTCAATTTTTTTAAATGGATGTATCTACGAGCTTCCTTCCTGGACACCGGATGGGAAGTGTTTGGTTTTGGGGGCTTTTTACAAAAATGAAAAAGGAGAGGATGAATATCACGGATCTCAAATCGCATTTTTTTACCATGACTCTGAGATGATGGCCAACGACCCAATGGAACTTAAGGTCATGAATGTTGCTAGCCATGAGATTAAAAAGCTTTCAGGGCTTACAAAAGAGGAGGAGAAGTCTCACTATACTTTGAATCCATAGGAATCCCAAGGGAGATTTATTGGCGATTCAAAATTTTGACTCATCTAAAAAAACTTATCAAATTATCCTGATCGATTTAAAGGGGCAAAAGAGAGTCATCGCCTCCGAGGGCTCGTGCATGCTCCCAAGCTAGGCACCTGATGGAAAGAGGCTCGCCTTTATTCGCCTACAAGAAAATAAGTATGATTTGGTGGTATCAAATGTAAACGATCTTTCTGAAAAGATTATTATTTCAGGTATATCCCTTCCAGAAAAGCACCGAAAGGATTTGATTTATTATCTTGTTCCGAGCTGGTCCCCCGATGGAGAAAAAATCGCTTTTGTCGATGGAAATCAAATAGCAATAGTGAATTTGCTGAGTGGAGAGAAACAGATTCTGACCCATGGCAAAGGGCTTAAAATTTATCCGAGGTGGTCACCGAATGGAAAACGCCTTTTGATGATGAAAGTGGCTATTAAAAAGAAGAACCCCTCCTATGGAGAGAGTCGCTCTGACATTGATGTCATGAACCTAGACGGGTCTTTTGCAAAAGCTTTGACAAATCTAAGAGGTGAGGCTTATTTGCCTCAATGATCTCCCACGGGAGACAAGATCGCCTTTCTTTTTTCACAAGGGAATATTGTTTCTTTTTTACCCGTAGTGGTGGATTTAAAAGGAGAGGAAGGTTAAAAAAAAGAGCGGGGACAGCTTCCTTAGAGGAAAACTATCCCCGCCACCCCTACGGGCCGGTGTAGGGATATTATTGGTTCTGATTCGTTTTTAAGTGATGAGTGAGCATAACCATTTCAGAAAACTGGTTGTGATACTTGATCGCAAACCGCTTAATCCACTCTTCTGGGTGAATCCCAAGTCTTCTACACTCTTTCTTCATTAACGCCACTTCTTGTCTAATATAATCATTTGCTGACATTTTGAAGTCGCCTCCTCCATTCCTTCCATAGATATAGACCCGTCCCGAAGGGAAAAAGTTTAAAAAAAGTGAATTAAAATCACTTTTTTCTTAAAAATCTTATTACCAACATGTTATGGATAGTTAAAAATAAATTTCCTTGAAGGCGAGCGATAATACCCCCTCCCGCTCTTCTACTCCACAAGTTTTTGAAGAAATAATTTTGTTACAGCCTCCAGGAGAAGGAGAAAAGGAGTATTGGTTGGTGAGAATAATTGGAAAATAGGATATTTTTCGAGTGCAGCGTTTTTTATATTTCATTTTGTTCAAATTTGTATATTCACAGCTAGTTTTAAAATTAAATCGAAACATTACCCAGAACAACTTCTCCCTTTCGAACACGATTTCGAATGCGAGAAAACTTTATTTTTGCCCTTTCGCCACTCGAACGATCGACCAAATAGAATCGAAGGGAATAGCGTCCCATCGAAAGCCATTTGGGAAGAACAAAAGAAAAATATTCAATGACCCTTTCATTCTCTTTCCAATCGAATGTCGGATAAATCCGATAGCACAAGGGATGAAAAACTTGACGAATCAGTTTTCCTGTTGGATTGAAAAGACCAACGGAAAGATAATAATCCTTTTCAATTGCCGCCTTTGCCTGCCAAAAGAAAGATAACTGAATCCTTCCCCCTTCTGAAACTTGAGGGGAGAGAATACAGGCTTTTTTACATTCTAATTTCCCATCAAAAAGAACGGGAAAAGAATTCGATTGAAGAGAAAGAACCTGATCTATGCTTAGCCCTAAAACCGAAATTGGCGCGTGAACCGAGACGCAAGAGCTTGAGCCAGATTGGCCTGAAGACAAGGTCCCCGAAGGGGGAAGCGCAGGCATGCATAAAAAAATGCCTGTCGAGCATTTCTGAAGGTCAAGTGCCCCAAGATGTTGCGTCGAATTCCGCAGTCCAATTTCGGTTTTAGGGCTTAGATCTGGGAATGTTTGAAAAAGACGAAAGGAATCCACATCATCCTTAGCGAAAAGAACGATATTCTCATCAACATCCTTAACCTTCCAAGTTCCTGATTCTAAAAAATGCCTCAGACGCCGCGTTGCTTGAGGTGAATCAAACACGCTAAAGGTTAAAGGATCCATGCTGTCCATTAAAAGATATTGGAACCCTTGTGGGATTTCATAATTTTTGTGACTCAAGGTGTAAACACCACTGTAGAGATGATGAAAGGAATAAAGATTTTGATGATTGCTTAAATGAGATAAAAAATCGAATGTAGCCATCACAGATTCAGATCCATTTCCAACTTCCTGAATGAGGGCATCCCTAACCTCGTCTATTTCGTCTTTTTTAAGATCAGAAGTTCTGAAGAGCGTGGGAAGAAGTGGCCCCGTCACACAACCCACAATGAAGGCCCAAAGACCTAGAAAAAGAAGAATAGGAATCTCTTTTTTTTTAATGATTTGAAAAGCAAAAACTTTTCTCATTCCATCGAGAGCCGCTACAAAAAGGAAGGGAATAATCTCAGCTGTGTAATGATAATAAA from the Chlamydiota bacterium genome contains:
- a CDS encoding recombinase family protein codes for the protein MQDKLKCAVYTRVSTDNQVEVEFNSCEAQKAKIVRDIFESYISSQSLSKVYEHLKTMVRTDISFSKSRISYILRNIIYTGKLNYGGKIYQGNHPALISDEIFNLAQEVHKEKVRSLRLYKNYSLTGLITCQECGSFMTPCHSNKMKNGKRNRYYYYRCTKTFKKDWNACGTKQVNANRLEDYIFQNLERISLDKHYLDSLVFKINNSNSGGHAGLELSAESSKICPEIVEGNLKTFVKGLSGRHGIERNLWAKKFIKKIKYGKDEIELSLYY
- a CDS encoding PD40 domain-containing protein, which gives rise to MVSNVNDLSEKIIISGISLPEKHRKDLIYYLVPSWSPDGEKIAFVDGNQIAIVNLLSGEKQILTHGKGLKIYPRWSPNGKRLLMMKVAIKKKNPSYGESRSDIDVMNLDGSFAKALTNLRGEAYLPQ
- a CDS encoding DUF2079 domain-containing protein gives rise to the protein MMLDKERVILFLGITLYILTYFGICFLKYRSYSYHDFDLAHHAQTLSNMLQGSIETSILGIPFLGNHTHWILFLILPFYALWPSPLLLLFLQTLTLGLGAWPLYKIGKKWIHSSTGLIFAFAFLMYPALGYLNLFEFHPTSFALFFLLWTFWFFCNENLKLYSLFLGLSCLTQENLYFAAITLGLYGWRCHRSWKWIIPPLCLGIMGFMISLFWMIPHFNQGKVGFETLYSHLGSNWMDIFHNLFFKPGVFIHFMVQERNIHLLSQLLMPLCFLPLLSPVLLLALPFFLQHFLSSRSTEHTIYYHYTAEIIPFLFVAALDGMRKVFAFQIIKKKEIPILLFLGLWAFIVGCVTGPLLPTLFRTSDLKKDEIDEVRDALIQEVGNGSESVMATFDFLSHLSNHQNLYSFHHLYSGVYTLSHKNYEIPQGFQYLLMDSMDPLTFSVFDSPQATRRLRHFLESGTWKVKDVDENIVLFAKDDVDSFRLFQTFPDLSPKTEIGLRNSTQHLGALDLQKCSTGIFLCMPALPPSGTLSSGQSGSSSCVSVHAPISVLGLSIDQVLSLQSNSFPVLFDGKLECKKACILSPQVSEGGRIQLSFFWQAKAAIEKDYYLSVGLFNPTGKLIRQVFHPLCYRIYPTFDWKENERVIEYFSFVLPKWLSMGRYSLRFYLVDRSSGERAKIKFSRIRNRVRKGEVVLGNVSI